The following are encoded in a window of Qipengyuania soli genomic DNA:
- the pspA gene encoding phage shock protein PspA — protein sequence MPPDHDPLGPERRSPDSPRGFDADGASARPRLSRIEEEVERLRRSPTPTRDGGRSAGSDFFSSGAPLMGIFSRTRDIIAANFNDMLDKADDPQKMIRMIILEMEETLVEVRASAARTIADQKEMHRHTVKLDKLQADWSEKAQLALSKDREDLARAALVERKKAADMSEQLKQEIAVLDDALRAYEQDIQKLQNRLREARSRQTAIAARLESAENRVKLRSLMTNERVDEALSRFDQLERRVDYAEGRADALKIADGSGQPSLADEIAALEGQDAIDDELEQMKKALGMGSADKED from the coding sequence TGATGCCGATGGCGCTTCGGCCCGCCCCCGCTTGTCGCGGATCGAGGAAGAGGTAGAACGGTTGCGCCGCTCGCCGACTCCGACCCGCGACGGTGGGCGCAGCGCAGGATCGGACTTTTTCTCCAGTGGAGCACCTTTGATGGGCATTTTCAGCCGTACCCGCGATATCATCGCCGCCAACTTCAACGACATGCTCGACAAGGCGGACGACCCCCAGAAGATGATCCGCATGATCATCCTCGAAATGGAGGAGACGCTGGTCGAGGTCCGCGCCAGTGCCGCTCGCACGATCGCCGACCAGAAGGAAATGCACCGCCACACGGTCAAGCTCGACAAGCTCCAGGCCGACTGGTCGGAGAAGGCCCAGCTGGCCCTTTCGAAGGACCGCGAGGACCTGGCCCGCGCCGCTCTGGTCGAGCGCAAGAAGGCTGCCGACATGTCGGAACAGCTGAAGCAGGAAATCGCCGTGCTCGACGATGCCCTGCGCGCCTATGAGCAGGACATCCAGAAGCTGCAGAACCGCCTGCGCGAAGCCCGCAGCCGCCAGACGGCGATCGCTGCCCGCCTCGAAAGCGCCGAGAACCGCGTCAAGCTGCGCAGCCTGATGACCAACGAGCGCGTGGACGAGGCGCTAAGCCGCTTCGACCAGCTCGAACGCCGCGTCGACTACGCCGAAGGCCGTGCCGACGCCCTCAAGATTGCCGATGGCAGTGGCCAGCCGAGCCTCGCGGACGAGATCGCCGCGCTCGAAGGCCAGGATGCGATCGACGACGAACTCGAACAGATGAAAAAGGCGCTCGGAATGGGCAGCGCCGACAAGGAGGACTGA
- the pspB gene encoding envelope stress response membrane protein PspB — MSDFPSEIIIVPILFIALPWLIMHYVTKWKSAATITTDDEVLLEELYNLAKRLDDRMDTVERLVASDNPEFRPARLVHDSEADNQQLRELEQMMAEKKGAMK, encoded by the coding sequence GTGAGCGATTTTCCGAGCGAAATCATTATCGTCCCGATACTCTTTATCGCGCTGCCGTGGCTCATCATGCACTACGTCACCAAGTGGAAATCTGCAGCGACCATTACCACCGACGACGAAGTGCTGCTCGAGGAACTCTACAACCTCGCCAAGCGCCTCGATGATCGCATGGACACGGTCGAGCGCCTGGTCGCCAGCGACAACCCCGAGTTCCGTCCGGCGCGCCTCGTCCATGACAGCGAAGCCGACAACCAGCAGCTGCGCGAACTTGAGCAGATGATGGCCGAGAAGAAAGGAGCCATGAAGTGA
- the pspC gene encoding envelope stress response membrane protein PspC: protein MNSPRTTLYRDKQNAKLMGVCSGIADYTGVNVFWIRLGLIGLTFMSGGSTIPFYFLSGLLLSKKPPHLYVDHDESKYWQRVRQNPKRTAREIRGKMKDVDRRLAEVETFYVSSNPRLTAEIERLR, encoded by the coding sequence GTGAACAGCCCCCGCACCACGCTTTATCGCGACAAGCAGAATGCAAAGCTCATGGGCGTTTGCTCGGGCATCGCCGACTACACCGGGGTCAATGTCTTCTGGATCCGTCTTGGGCTGATCGGCCTGACCTTCATGTCCGGCGGTTCGACCATTCCCTTCTACTTCCTGTCCGGCCTGTTGCTGAGCAAGAAGCCGCCGCACCTCTACGTCGACCATGACGAGAGCAAGTACTGGCAGCGCGTACGCCAGAATCCGAAGCGCACCGCCCGGGAAATCCGCGGCAAGATGAAGGACGTCGATCGCCGCCTGGCCGAAGTCGAAACCTTCTATGTCAGCAGCAATCCGCGACTGACCGCCGAAATCGAACGCCTGCGCTGA
- a CDS encoding SufE family protein — MRSLSDIVEEYDFLDGDERYRLLIELGRELEEMPDALKTDATLVRGCSAAVWVYPTGDAGKLHFLADSNAAITKGIVALVIAAVQDRPAAEVADLDITGALEPFDLKNQLSSNRTQGVPNMIALVKEHAARIAAG, encoded by the coding sequence ATGCGCAGCCTTTCCGACATTGTTGAAGAATACGACTTTCTCGACGGCGATGAACGCTATCGCCTGTTGATCGAACTCGGACGCGAGCTCGAAGAGATGCCCGACGCGCTCAAGACCGATGCCACGCTGGTGCGCGGATGCAGCGCGGCGGTCTGGGTCTATCCGACCGGCGATGCCGGGAAGCTTCATTTCCTTGCCGACAGCAATGCCGCGATCACCAAGGGCATCGTCGCGCTGGTCATTGCCGCGGTCCAGGATCGCCCCGCAGCCGAAGTGGCCGATCTGGATATCACTGGCGCGCTCGAACCGTTCGACCTCAAGAACCAGCTGTCCAGCAACCGGACGCAAGGTGTCCCGAACATGATTGCGCTGGTCAAGGAACACGCCGCACGGATTGCGGCCGGCTAG
- a CDS encoding YbaN family protein, whose amino-acid sequence MKRPIYSALGIISVGLGAIGAFLPIMPTVPFLLLAVYFFARSNPEWEQKILDHPHWGPQVLDWRERRAISRRAKTMAIGAMTTGVVFTWYTLGAPWYYISLAVLVICGSWIATRNE is encoded by the coding sequence ATGAAGCGCCCGATCTATAGCGCATTGGGCATCATCAGCGTCGGGCTTGGCGCGATCGGCGCTTTCCTGCCCATCATGCCGACCGTCCCGTTCCTGCTCCTGGCGGTCTACTTCTTCGCTCGCAGTAATCCCGAGTGGGAACAGAAAATCCTCGACCACCCGCACTGGGGGCCGCAGGTTCTCGACTGGCGCGAACGCCGCGCGATCAGCCGCAGGGCCAAGACCATGGCCATCGGGGCGATGACAACCGGCGTGGTCTTCACCTGGTACACGCTGGGCGCTCCCTGGTATTATATCTCGCTGGCGGTGCTCGTGATCTGCGGCAGCTGGATCGCTACGCGCAACGAGTAG
- a CDS encoding DUF3500 domain-containing protein: MVQHTAHHAMGDAATAFLATLDDDQRKLLVTTLDDEAARTDWSNLPSAMYPRTGLPLSALDDRQRIAFHDLMAAAMSGQGYAEATTIMWIDDLLRGIESDRLASGQVPEDRRAQAEAVMQSRGSGNYWLRFFGEPASARWGWMINGHHFAANFTVVDGRIAFTPLFLGSNPQIVQSGPYAGWRVLDHEMVDGFALFASLNPDQRAAALAGPEVTGDIFTGKGAKDAPRAPLGLSADRMTPNQRERLIELIADFVGFANNDAAKAQLAAVRADGPANLRLAWWGSPDDRSKRFMYRIAGPSILIEYTREGQPDGSPSNHVHAIVRDPRNDYGEDWLRRHYTEAPHP; this comes from the coding sequence ATGGTACAACACACCGCGCATCATGCCATGGGCGATGCAGCCACCGCGTTTCTCGCCACTCTCGACGATGACCAGCGCAAGCTGCTCGTGACCACACTGGACGACGAGGCAGCGCGCACCGACTGGAGCAATCTTCCCTCCGCAATGTATCCGCGCACCGGCCTTCCGCTGTCCGCACTCGACGACCGCCAGAGGATCGCATTCCACGACCTGATGGCGGCTGCCATGAGCGGGCAGGGTTACGCCGAGGCGACCACGATCATGTGGATCGACGATTTGCTTCGGGGGATCGAGAGCGATCGGCTCGCGAGCGGCCAAGTGCCGGAGGACCGGCGCGCCCAGGCGGAAGCGGTGATGCAATCGCGCGGTTCCGGCAATTACTGGCTAAGGTTTTTCGGCGAACCGGCGTCGGCGCGTTGGGGGTGGATGATCAATGGACACCATTTCGCTGCCAACTTCACCGTGGTCGACGGTCGCATCGCATTCACGCCGCTCTTCCTCGGTTCGAACCCGCAGATAGTTCAGAGCGGACCCTATGCAGGCTGGCGTGTGCTCGATCACGAAATGGTCGACGGGTTCGCGCTGTTTGCCTCGTTGAATCCCGACCAGCGCGCCGCGGCACTGGCAGGTCCCGAAGTTACCGGCGACATTTTTACCGGCAAGGGTGCCAAGGATGCACCCCGGGCCCCGCTGGGTCTGTCAGCGGACCGCATGACGCCGAACCAGCGCGAGCGCCTGATAGAGCTGATCGCGGACTTCGTGGGTTTCGCCAATAACGATGCTGCCAAGGCCCAGCTGGCGGCGGTCCGTGCCGATGGCCCTGCCAACCTCCGTCTTGCTTGGTGGGGTTCGCCTGACGACCGCAGCAAGCGGTTCATGTACCGCATCGCCGGCCCCTCGATTCTGATCGAGTATACCCGCGAAGGCCAGCCGGACGGTTCGCCTTCCAACCATGTCCACGCGATCGTGCGCGATCCACGCAATGACTATGGCGAGGACTGGTTGCGGCGGCACTACACCGAGGCGCCGCATCCCTGA
- a CDS encoding sterol desaturase family protein, translated as MDAVLPAIIVIATVFAMEWVAWGSHKYIMHGFGWGWHRDHHEPHDRLLEKNDLYAIVGAAMSISMFAVGSPMIMGADAWWPGTWIGLGILFYGIIYTLVHDGLVHQRYFRWVPKKGYAKRLVQAHKLHHATIGKEGGVSFGFVFARDPAKLKAELKRQREAGIAVVRESGMI; from the coding sequence ATGGACGCCGTTCTGCCCGCCATCATCGTCATTGCCACCGTCTTCGCGATGGAATGGGTCGCGTGGGGCTCGCACAAGTACATCATGCACGGCTTCGGCTGGGGTTGGCACCGCGACCATCACGAGCCGCACGACAGGCTGCTGGAGAAGAACGACCTCTATGCGATCGTCGGTGCAGCGATGAGCATCTCCATGTTCGCCGTCGGCAGCCCGATGATCATGGGTGCCGACGCGTGGTGGCCAGGCACGTGGATCGGCCTCGGGATACTCTTCTACGGCATCATCTACACGCTCGTTCACGACGGGCTGGTCCACCAGCGCTATTTCCGCTGGGTCCCGAAGAAGGGCTACGCCAAGCGGCTGGTCCAGGCGCACAAGCTCCACCATGCGACCATCGGCAAGGAAGGCGGGGTGAGCTTCGGCTTCGTCTTCGCCCGTGACCCGGCCAAGCTGAAGGCTGAACTCAAGCGCCAGCGCGAGGCAGGGATTGCCGTTGTGCGCGAAAGCGGGATGATCTAG
- a CDS encoding acyl-CoA thioesterase yields the protein MSAKPFAFPIKVIPSDIDFMGHVNNARYLNWVQDAVLAHWRKLAPPQAVAERAWVAIKHEITYRRPAFLDDDVIANTVLEKIQGASAFYSTVIERSGEVLAEVKSRWCCIDAETLRPARISEEVARFFFPGRE from the coding sequence ATGTCAGCAAAGCCTTTCGCCTTTCCGATCAAAGTGATTCCCTCCGACATCGATTTCATGGGGCACGTGAACAACGCGCGCTACCTGAACTGGGTGCAGGACGCGGTGCTGGCACATTGGCGCAAGCTCGCCCCGCCACAGGCTGTCGCAGAGCGCGCCTGGGTCGCGATCAAGCACGAGATCACCTATCGCCGCCCGGCCTTCCTCGATGACGATGTGATCGCCAACACGGTGCTCGAAAAGATCCAGGGTGCTAGCGCGTTTTATTCGACCGTGATCGAGCGCAGTGGCGAGGTGCTGGCCGAGGTCAAGTCGCGCTGGTGCTGCATAGATGCCGAGACGCTGCGTCCGGCACGGATCAGTGAGGAAGTGGCTCGGTTCTTTTTCCCCGGCCGCGAATAG